The following is a genomic window from Bacillaceae bacterium S4-13-56.
GGCCGTGAGTTGAGCATAATTGAAATGCAACATCCAAGTGTGGCTAAAATGCTTAGCAGGATACACCATTCCTCTGAACTCGTTCATTTGTTTATGAGAATGGGAAAAACTCCCTTACATGCCGATGCTATGTTACATGAGATTCAAATGAAGGTTAGAAATTCTCAACATCTTTATTATTCATTTGAGGTTAGACAGGCCTTAAAATGGTTGGAAGAAAGATTACCTTATCTTAATGAAGCCAAGTATGTTGTTTGTCATAGCGATATGAACCATAATAATTGGCTGTTAGCAGATAATGGACAATTATATCTAATTGATTGGGACAATGCTGTTTTAGCTGACCCAGCTATGGATATTGGAATGCTTTTAAATGCATATATTCCTGAAGATCAATGGGGAAAATGGATTGAAACTTACTATCAAACAAAACTTGATCATCAATTATTAAACCGAATTTATTGGTATGTAATGGCGCAAACAATTAGTTTTCTATTATGGCATGAACGTAGAAATGAAAAAGAAGAAGCCAAAAAATGGCTCCTTGATCTAAAAAAACAATTTGTTAAACAAAATATTATCCAAAGTTAGCTGGGTCTACTTCTTGTACCCAGTTTTCTATTTCCTGCTGATAAGCAGTTGCCAATTCATTGGGGTTAGGGGAACCTTTCCCTTGTTGAGCATAACTATAGATATTTTCCAATTGTTGCATAACGGCTTCTTGTTGTGAAAAGTCAG
Proteins encoded in this region:
- a CDS encoding phosphotransferase family protein; translation: MTGLEHILGEEWTIYPAGGSTGEAYYAQNDGKRLFLKRNSSPFLAVLSAEGIVPKLVWTKRLENGDVITAQHWLEGRELSIIEMQHPSVAKMLSRIHHSSELVHLFMRMGKTPLHADAMLHEIQMKVRNSQHLYYSFEVRQALKWLEERLPYLNEAKYVVCHSDMNHNNWLLADNGQLYLIDWDNAVLADPAMDIGMLLNAYIPEDQWGKWIETYYQTKLDHQLLNRIYWYVMAQTISFLLWHERRNEKEEAKKWLLDLKKQFVKQNIIQS
- a CDS encoding YtzH-like family protein, whose translation is MPLTHQHQLQVLTDILKEQSEECCATVAEYEQIERIAKELMANADFSQQEAVMQQLENIYSYAQQGKGSPNPNELATAYQQEIENWVQEVDPANFG